In Triticum urartu cultivar G1812 chromosome 6, Tu2.1, whole genome shotgun sequence, the following proteins share a genomic window:
- the LOC125514160 gene encoding pentatricopeptide repeat-containing protein At2g17033, protein MPAVTSLPPPAPGPAALRRRRFPPASASLRRAASGGGSSWRSERRLMSELERTVTAGAAERVIRGYVGTKSKRAALAALSRLLMDSDPLAVPFYEAVTQARWFKWSSIHAAAVAALLEANGAAEESRSLIADSAARLESTAEVVLFYCDLMAAFSSRGLKRRAMDFYSQLRVMPTPLAGGAKTYMAMIKSLCMMGLAAEAEEALREMVSLGYQPDAFQFGLVAKCYGKAGQLAEMERVIASMSDAGIRLGTGAANIVLSCYSACRDHGKMLMWLKKMRKLCVAPTTKAYNFVLNSCPTVVLMARELGPSLPLSAAKLVRKVKSTSPWPAEAEVVQELLSTSSVLTKAMVWSETEVKLNLHGFSITSAYVLMLQWVAALKGGRTLPLEVSVVCGVGKHSDVRGEPKVRELAQEVLSRMGSPLRLSARNKGRLVAKRDRVKQWLATELTSVVPEESTDQKPNASDQQPFLPNLLRKLGQFFSSFVPVSR, encoded by the exons ATGCCGGCGGTGACGTCCCTACCGCCACCGGCGCCGGGGCCGGCCGCATTGCGTCGCCGGAGGTTCCCCCCCGCGTCGGCGTCTCTCCGTCGCGCCGCATCCGGAGGGGGCTCGAGCTGGCGGAGCGAGCGGCGGCTCATGTCGGAGCTGGAGCGCACGGTGACGGCGGGCGCCGCGGAGCGCGTCATCCGCGGCTACGTCGGCACCAAGTCGAagcgcgccgccctcgccgcgcTCTCCCGCCTCCTCATGGACTCCGACCCCCTCGCCGTCCCC TTCTACGAAGCGGTGACCCAGGCCCGGTGGTTCAAGTGGAGCTCGATCCACGCCGCAGCCGTCGCCGCCTTGCTCGAGGCCAACGGCGCCGCGGAGGAATCCAGATCCCTCATCGCCGACTCCGCCGCGCGCCTCGAGTCCACCGCTGAGGTGGTCCTCTTCTACTGCGACCTCATGGCGGCCTTCTCCTCGCGGGGACTGAAGCGCCGGGCCATGGATTTCTACTCGCAGCTCCGGGTGATGCCGACGCCGCTCGCCGGGGGCGCCAAGACCTACATGGCCATGATTAAATCCCTATGCATGATGGGCCTCGCCGCCGAGGCCGAGGAGGCGCTCCGGGAGATGGTGTCTCTGGGGTACCAGCCTGATGCGTTTCAGTTCGGATTGGTGGCGAAATGCTATGGTAAGGCAGGCCAATTGGCTGAGATGGAGAGGGTGAttgcgtccatgtctgacgccgGCATCCGCCTGGGCACCGGCGCGGCGAACATTGTCCTCTCATGCTACAGCGCTTGCCGTGACCATGGTAAGATGCTAATGTGGCTGAAGAAGATGCGAAAATTGTGCGTCGCACCGACCACGAAAGCCTACAATTTTGTGCTCAACTCGTGCCCGACAGTGGTGTTGATGGCCCGTGAATTGGGCCCTTCGCTACCGTTGTCGGCGGCGAAGTTGGTGAGGAAGGTCAAGTCTACATCTCCATGGCCGGCAGAAGCTGAGGTGGTGCAGGAGCTTCTGTCCACCTCATCAGTGTTGACCAAGGCGATGGTTTGGTCAGAAACTGAGGTGAAGCTGAACCTGCATGGGTTCAGTATAACTTCTGCCTATGTGCTGATGCTGCAGTGGGTGGCCGCACTGAAAGGGGGGCGCACATTACCATTGGAAGTGTCTGTGGTGTGCGGTGTCGGGAAGCACAGCGATGTCCGAGGCGAGCCCAAAGTGCGGGAGCTGGCACAAGAGGTTCTGAGCCGGATGGGGAGCCCTCTGCGGCTGTCTGCGAGGAACAAAGGCCGGCTTGTGGCGAAGCGAGACAGGGTGAAACAATGGCTGGCCACTGAGTTGACTTCCGTGGTGCCTGAGGAGAGCACGGATCAGAAGCCCAATGCAAGTGATCAGCAACCATTTTTGCCCAATCTTTTAAGGAAACTCGGGCAGTTCTTTTCCTCATTTGTGCCAGTTTCCAGATGA